One region of Chryseobacterium muglaense genomic DNA includes:
- the traN gene encoding conjugative transposon protein TraN — MKNHFKTFWAIALILGLAVQSYAQDSTKAKTPLALGKIEPYKMEVTYDKTSHLIFPTAIRYVDLGSEYLIAGKAEDAENVLRVKATVRDFEAETNFSVITNDGRFYSFNVYYSSYPEVLSYDLLTMQKAVDKANGNDVLFEELGNNSPSLAGLLLETIYKKDKRIVKHIGAKSFGIQFILKGIYIHNGKYYFHTELRNRTNVPFQIDFINFKVVDKKIAKRTVVQERPLIPLRTYKPLEEIGGKSTEQNVFLLDQFTIADDKVLLIEIFEKNGGRHQTLQIENSDLIKARLVNDMHLKF, encoded by the coding sequence ATGAAAAATCATTTTAAAACCTTTTGGGCAATCGCCCTGATACTCGGCCTTGCCGTACAATCTTATGCACAGGACAGTACAAAGGCAAAAACTCCGCTTGCGTTGGGCAAGATAGAACCGTATAAAATGGAAGTTACCTATGATAAGACTTCACACCTGATTTTCCCGACCGCTATCCGTTACGTGGATTTGGGAAGCGAATACCTGATTGCAGGGAAAGCGGAAGATGCGGAAAACGTGTTGCGTGTAAAAGCAACGGTAAGGGATTTTGAAGCTGAAACCAATTTTTCTGTGATTACTAATGACGGACGTTTTTACAGTTTCAATGTGTATTACAGTTCCTATCCCGAAGTGTTGAGCTATGACCTACTTACAATGCAAAAAGCAGTTGATAAAGCTAACGGAAACGATGTGCTTTTTGAGGAATTGGGCAACAATTCGCCATCATTGGCGGGTTTGCTTTTGGAAACCATTTACAAAAAAGACAAACGCATTGTAAAACATATCGGGGCTAAGAGTTTCGGTATACAGTTTATTCTTAAAGGCATTTACATACATAACGGCAAATACTATTTCCATACGGAATTGAGAAACCGTACCAATGTGCCGTTTCAGATTGATTTTATCAATTTCAAAGTAGTGGATAAAAAGATAGCCAAACGTACCGTAGTACAGGAACGCCCGCTGATACCGTTACGCACTTACAAGCCATTGGAGGAGATTGGCGGTAAATCGACCGAACAAAACGTGTTCCTGTTAGATCAATTTACGATTGCCGATGACAAAGTACTGCTGATTGAGATTTTCGAAAAAAACGGGGGCAGGCATCAGACACTCCAGATAGAAAATTCCGATTTAATCAAGGCTCGTTTGGTTAATGATATGCACCTGAAATTTTAA
- a CDS encoding DUF3872 domain-containing protein — translation MIGIFNKFRIGLLPIYVMLAILTASVSLVSCSKDDELEIQNDFPFEVNVMPVPKDVANGQTVEIRITIQRKGNYSNTQYFFRYFQFDGQGTLQYYDEPPYLPNDLYPLPTEQFRLYYTSTSAVSQSFEVWISDSFGNEKQLSFQFNSSD, via the coding sequence ATGATAGGAATATTCAATAAATTCAGAATAGGATTACTGCCGATATATGTAATGCTGGCAATCCTCACAGCTTCGGTTTCTTTGGTATCTTGTAGCAAAGATGATGAACTCGAAATACAGAACGATTTCCCTTTTGAGGTAAACGTGATGCCTGTTCCAAAAGATGTAGCCAACGGGCAAACGGTTGAAATACGCATTACCATACAGCGTAAAGGCAATTACAGCAACACGCAGTATTTTTTCCGTTACTTTCAGTTTGACGGACAAGGAACGTTGCAATACTACGATGAACCGCCATATCTGCCGAACGATTTATACCCTTTACCGACAGAGCAGTTTAGATTGTACTATACGTCAACATCTGCCGTATCACAATCCTTTGAGGTTTGGATTTCGGACAGCTTCGGAAACGAAAAGCAATTGAGCTTTCAGTTTAACAGTAGTGATTAA
- a CDS encoding molybdenum ABC transporter permease translates to MVASLVIGIIFVFAGLGLRYWINRRKFYRRGPMGAEGFSSYEKSVAIKFIEKVGKWIAYALIIFGLLSLWVYSREKKEMEKQKAAVESIR, encoded by the coding sequence ATGGTTGCATCATTGGTTATTGGGATAATATTTGTGTTTGCAGGCTTGGGACTTCGTTATTGGATCAACCGGAGAAAGTTTTACAGGCGTGGTCCAATGGGAGCTGAGGGCTTTTCGTCCTATGAAAAGTCGGTTGCCATTAAATTTATTGAAAAGGTTGGTAAATGGATAGCTTATGCCCTGATAATATTTGGACTTTTGTCGCTTTGGGTTTATTCTCGTGAGAAAAAAGAAATGGAAAAGCAGAAGGCAGCAGTGGAAAGTATTCGGTAG
- the traM gene encoding conjugative transposon protein TraM, with translation MKENENKKSVVRVTEGNPTATADVLQDGTQNNKEKLKKPLIFGLMAIVFVGCMYLIFKPSEDKKAIENIGLNDAVPEATGAGMPADKGKAYEQEMLESKDQEKRNALTTLSDYWNTEDKEEPVDEQLPEEDQSNSYGGGRNSGRNGNPAVNSYRNAQSTLGSFYQDNNSETMELRRQLDEMKEKLAEKDVPPVATVDDQLKLMEKSYEMAAKYLPKNTNTENVTPANGAVPDAFSAAGTNQKEHFVSFTPARKNAVSALYREPTDSAFLADWSQTKNRGFYTAGSVEQVIQPKNSIKACVHDAQTVVGETGVRLRLLEPAQTPQHTIPKGTIVTANAKFQGGRLQLKITSIEMEGNIIPVDITIYDLDGQQGLYVPYSPEMNALTEMAGNMSQTGGTSVMLTQNAGQQVAADLSKGVVQGISGYFAKKVRTPKVTLKAGHQVFLVPKK, from the coding sequence ATGAAAGAAAATGAGAACAAAAAATCGGTTGTTCGGGTAACGGAAGGGAACCCGACAGCAACCGCTGATGTGCTGCAAGACGGCACACAGAATAATAAGGAGAAGCTCAAAAAGCCCCTAATCTTTGGTTTGATGGCGATTGTATTCGTGGGTTGTATGTACCTCATATTTAAACCGTCCGAAGATAAAAAAGCGATTGAAAACATCGGGCTGAACGATGCAGTACCAGAAGCTACGGGAGCCGGAATGCCTGCCGACAAAGGCAAGGCGTATGAGCAGGAAATGCTGGAAAGCAAAGACCAGGAAAAGCGTAATGCTTTAACTACGCTTTCTGATTATTGGAATACCGAAGACAAAGAAGAGCCAGTTGATGAACAACTTCCTGAAGAAGACCAAAGCAACAGCTATGGCGGCGGCAGAAATTCGGGCAGGAACGGTAATCCGGCAGTAAACAGTTACCGTAATGCGCAAAGCACATTAGGTTCTTTTTATCAGGACAACAATTCGGAAACAATGGAACTCCGCAGGCAATTGGACGAAATGAAAGAAAAGCTGGCTGAAAAAGATGTGCCACCCGTTGCTACCGTAGATGACCAACTTAAACTAATGGAGAAATCCTATGAAATGGCAGCAAAGTATCTTCCGAAAAATACGAATACCGAAAATGTAACACCTGCTAATGGTGCTGTTCCGGATGCTTTTAGTGCTGCTGGCACTAACCAAAAAGAGCATTTTGTATCGTTTACGCCTGCAAGAAAGAATGCCGTATCAGCCCTGTACCGTGAGCCTACGGACAGTGCTTTTTTAGCCGATTGGAGCCAAACAAAGAACCGAGGTTTTTATACCGCCGGTTCTGTTGAGCAGGTGATACAACCGAAAAACAGTATCAAAGCCTGTGTACACGATGCTCAAACAGTAGTTGGCGAAACGGGTGTGCGTTTACGATTGTTAGAGCCTGCCCAAACACCACAACATACCATTCCAAAAGGAACGATTGTAACGGCTAATGCCAAATTTCAAGGTGGGAGATTACAACTAAAAATTACCTCGATAGAAATGGAGGGCAATATCATCCCGGTAGATATAACCATTTACGATTTGGACGGGCAGCAAGGCTTGTATGTTCCGTATTCACCCGAAATGAATGCCCTTACCGAAATGGCAGGCAATATGAGCCAGACAGGTGGAACGAGCGTAATGCTCACACAGAATGCCGGACAACAGGTTGCCGCAGATTTAAGCAAAGGAGTGGTACAGGGAATTTCGGGCTATTTCGCCAAAAAGGTAAGAACCCCAAAAGTTACGCTGAAAGCAGGACATCAGGTTTTTCTTGTACCTAAAAAATAA
- a CDS encoding conjugal transfer protein TraO, whose amino-acid sequence MKKYIYTVMLIFMAITATQAQRMLPKQKGLEISAGVLSDDKIGNDYYLNIGMTVNGKNGNYQLWALEYTHQYHDYKDLRIQQETYTAEGGYSFFLLGDVRKNITLNFGITGVVGYESINRGETMLYDGAKILSEDNFIYGAGGRLTFETYLSDRFVLVLQGRTKVLWGTDLQQFRPSAGVGLRFNF is encoded by the coding sequence ATGAAAAAGTATATCTATACCGTGATGCTCATCTTTATGGCCATCACTGCTACACAGGCACAAAGAATGCTTCCAAAACAGAAAGGATTGGAAATAAGTGCAGGCGTATTATCCGATGATAAAATCGGTAATGATTATTACCTCAACATCGGAATGACCGTGAACGGAAAAAATGGAAATTACCAGCTTTGGGCGTTGGAATACACACACCAATACCACGATTATAAAGACCTCCGTATACAGCAGGAAACTTATACTGCCGAGGGTGGTTACAGCTTCTTCCTTCTGGGTGATGTTCGTAAGAATATCACACTGAACTTCGGGATAACAGGCGTAGTCGGTTATGAAAGTATCAATCGTGGCGAAACAATGTTATATGACGGAGCAAAGATTTTGAGCGAGGATAATTTTATATACGGAGCAGGTGGTCGCCTCACTTTTGAAACGTACCTGTCAGACCGTTTTGTGTTAGTCCTGCAAGGGCGTACAAAGGTTTTATGGGGTACGGATTTACAACAGTTCCGACCGTCTGCAGGTGTGGGATTAAGGTTTAATTTTTAA
- a CDS encoding nitrogen regulatory IIA protein gives MKKLRAIMDRYFDKLDERWRALSLRKQYQYTLYFFVGYLLLTMAVIGKVMYDTSKSGNDIIIEHIENPVLKKSESPARLQDTLSTILKNKIYERK, from the coding sequence ATGAAAAAATTAAGAGCAATTATGGACAGATATTTTGACAAGCTGGACGAACGCTGGCGGGCATTGTCCCTACGCAAACAGTACCAATATACGCTGTACTTCTTTGTAGGTTACCTGCTGCTTACCATGGCGGTGATTGGCAAAGTAATGTATGATACCTCAAAATCCGGTAACGATATAATCATTGAGCATATCGAAAACCCTGTCCTCAAAAAAAGTGAAAGCCCTGCAAGATTACAGGACACATTATCAACAATTCTAAAAAATAAGATTTATGAAAGAAAATGA